A genome region from Eretmochelys imbricata isolate rEreImb1 chromosome 8, rEreImb1.hap1, whole genome shotgun sequence includes the following:
- the RELL2 gene encoding RELT-like protein 2, whose product MSEQNSTSDGDADPHHSMSMLLLLVLVFFIMGLVGFLICHVLKKKGYRCRTFRDELDLEHKEVLTELQANEEEELNEDTVEKIVRCIIQNEANVEALKEMLGDSEGDVPVPMLSLCPHRNSQDGGLPHHHTVHLGSTQAPCIHCSKRKRPPLQRQGRSKDGKGKMHPRETTVFSVGRFHVTHIEKKPIFPEQQDVSLPDGSKEAGARDPAVHSNEQLHQEGLQNGTIQTECCPNGTGQGEDPPSAPVKADAPTNGPVGKRFGKTGSLQDVDLQDLTPGNGHDQSKGEGLQAPGAQGAGAPADLQKEVKCAEPHDAMQEEAVPGPANETAEVKGSQGVQEGTRAAMAGNKDANRKESRVEDMGQQEQNSAAHDPGVTV is encoded by the exons ATGTCAGAGCAGAACAGCACCAGTGATGGGGATGCGGATCCCCATCACAGCATGTCTATGCTCTTGCTACTCGTGCTGGTCTTCTTCATCATGGGACTTGTGGGGTTCCTGATCTGCCATGTCCTGAAGAAAAAGGGTTATCGCTGTCGGACCTTTCGCGATGAGCTAGACCTGGAGCACAAGGAGGTGCTGACGGAGCTGCAGGCCA ACGAAGAGGAGGAGCTAAACGAGGACACGGTGGAGAAGATAGTGAGATGTATCATTCAGAATGAAG CAAATGTGGAGGCCCTGAAGGAGATGCTGGGGGACAGTGAAGGGGATGTGCCGGTGCCAATGCTCAG cctttgtccacatCGTAACAGCCAGGATGGGGGCCTGCCACATCACCACACGGTGCACCTGGGCTCCACTCAGGCACCATGCATTCACTGCAGCAAGAGAAAGAGGCCCCCACTGCAGCGCCAAGGCAGATCCAAGGACGGCAAAGGCAAGATGCACCCTAGAGAGACCACGGTCTTCTCCGTGGGCAG GTTTCATGTGACCCACATTGAGAAGAAGCCCATTTTCCCAGAGCAGCAGGATGTGTCACTTCCTGATGGCAGCAAGGAAGCTGGGGCCAGAGACCCAGCGGTCCATAGCAATGAACAGCTCCATCAGGAGGGTCTGCAAAATGGAACCATCCAGACAGAGTGTTGTCCAAATGGAACAGGCCAAGGGGAGGATCCTCCTAGTGCACCAGTCAAGGCAGATGCTCCCACCAATGGGCCAGTGGGGAAGAGGTTTGGTAAGACAGGTTCACTGCAGGATGTTGACCTCCAAGACCTTACCCCAGGGAATGGACATGACCAAAGCAAGGGGGAGGGGCTTCAGGCCCCAGGAGCACAGGGTGCTGGAGCTCCTGCAGACTTGCAGAAGGAGGTGAAGTGCGCTGAGCCACATGATGCCATGCAGGAGGAGGCTGTACCAGGGCCAGCTAATGAAACGGCAGAAGTTAAAGGAAGCCAAGGTGTGCAAGAAGGAACCCGAGCTGCCATGGCAGGAAACAAGGATGCCAACAGGAAAGAATCTAGAGTGGAGGACATGGGGCAACAG